From Herbiconiux flava, one genomic window encodes:
- the dxs gene encoding 1-deoxy-D-xylulose-5-phosphate synthase, translated as MSLLEQIRGPRDLDALSTEELEVLAAEVRAFLVAEVSKTGGHLGPNLGVVETTIAIHRVFDSPRDAIVFDTGHQSYVHKMLTGRQDFSMLRQKGGLAGYPQRSESPHDVVESSHASSSLSWADGISRAFEMTGQTDRHVVAVVGDGALTGGMTWEALNNISDDNSRNLVIIVNDNGRSYAPTIGGMARYLNGVRTASKYQQLHQSSRRLFDHLGAPGRALYRGARGGLHGFLSRLTNNAALYANLDIKYVGPIDGHDVRAMEEALRQAKDYAAPVIVHAITEKGRGYEPALADVADQFHAVGQIDPETGEPIGSSGAPSWTGVFADEIVVQAENDPTIVGITAAMLRPTGLHKFAERFPSRVLDVGIAEQHAVTSAAGLAFGGLHPVVALYATFVNRAFDQILMDVGLHQAGVTFVLDRAGVTGPDGASHHGMWDLAILQVVPRIRLAAPRDAERLREELAEAVRVTDAPTVIRFPKGSVGPELVALRRTGDGVDVLREGESKDVLIVAVGTMATIALDVAELLAEQGIGCTVVDPRWVVPVPWSIIELSDAHRIVVTIEDGVRVGGIGTRIRQDLREAGVDTAVTELGLPDEFLEHATREQILERVGLTPTQIAEDLVAQVRGNKIPIARPVDSRPASAGPSSSHPDAAAPSADTGSTPFHPASR; from the coding sequence ATGAGCCTGCTCGAACAGATCCGGGGTCCGCGTGATCTCGACGCCCTCTCGACCGAGGAGCTCGAAGTCCTCGCGGCCGAGGTACGGGCGTTCCTCGTGGCCGAGGTCTCGAAGACCGGGGGGCACCTGGGGCCGAATCTCGGCGTGGTCGAGACGACCATCGCCATCCACCGGGTCTTCGACTCACCGCGCGACGCCATCGTCTTCGATACGGGCCACCAGTCCTACGTGCACAAGATGCTCACCGGGCGCCAGGACTTCTCGATGCTGCGCCAGAAGGGCGGCCTCGCCGGCTACCCGCAGCGCTCCGAGAGCCCGCACGACGTCGTGGAGTCCTCGCACGCGTCGAGCTCCCTCTCCTGGGCCGACGGCATCTCCCGCGCCTTCGAGATGACCGGCCAGACCGACCGGCACGTCGTCGCCGTGGTGGGCGACGGCGCCCTCACCGGCGGCATGACCTGGGAGGCGCTGAACAACATCAGCGACGACAACTCCCGCAACCTGGTCATCATCGTCAACGACAACGGCCGCTCCTACGCACCGACCATCGGCGGCATGGCTCGGTACCTCAACGGGGTGCGCACCGCATCCAAGTACCAGCAGCTCCACCAGTCGAGCCGTCGCCTGTTCGACCACCTCGGCGCTCCCGGCCGCGCGCTCTACCGCGGCGCCCGCGGCGGCCTGCACGGCTTCCTCAGCCGCCTCACGAACAACGCCGCGCTCTACGCCAACCTCGACATCAAGTACGTCGGCCCCATCGACGGCCACGACGTGCGGGCGATGGAAGAGGCGCTGCGCCAGGCGAAGGACTACGCGGCGCCCGTCATCGTGCACGCCATCACCGAGAAGGGCCGCGGCTACGAGCCCGCCCTCGCCGACGTGGCCGACCAGTTCCACGCCGTGGGCCAGATCGACCCCGAGACGGGCGAGCCGATCGGCTCCTCGGGCGCCCCGTCCTGGACGGGCGTGTTCGCCGACGAGATCGTGGTGCAGGCCGAGAACGACCCGACGATCGTCGGCATCACCGCCGCGATGCTGCGCCCCACCGGGCTGCACAAGTTCGCCGAGCGCTTCCCGTCGCGCGTGCTCGACGTCGGCATCGCCGAGCAGCACGCCGTCACCTCCGCCGCCGGCCTCGCCTTCGGCGGGCTGCACCCGGTCGTGGCGCTCTACGCCACCTTCGTGAACCGCGCCTTCGACCAGATCCTGATGGACGTCGGGCTGCACCAGGCCGGCGTCACCTTCGTGCTCGACCGGGCCGGCGTCACCGGGCCCGACGGGGCGAGCCACCACGGCATGTGGGACCTCGCCATCCTCCAGGTGGTGCCGCGCATCCGTCTCGCCGCCCCCCGTGACGCCGAGCGTCTGCGTGAGGAGCTCGCCGAGGCCGTGCGCGTCACCGACGCGCCGACCGTCATCCGCTTCCCGAAGGGCTCCGTGGGGCCTGAGCTCGTGGCGCTCCGCCGCACCGGCGACGGTGTCGACGTGCTGCGCGAGGGCGAGTCGAAGGACGTGCTGATCGTCGCCGTGGGCACCATGGCCACCATCGCCCTCGACGTCGCCGAGCTGCTCGCCGAGCAGGGCATCGGGTGCACCGTGGTCGACCCGCGCTGGGTCGTTCCCGTGCCATGGAGCATCATCGAGCTGTCGGATGCGCACCGCATCGTCGTGACGATCGAGGACGGCGTGCGAGTCGGCGGCATCGGCACGCGCATCCGTCAGGACCTGCGTGAGGCGGGCGTCGACACCGCCGTCACCGAGCTCGGGCTGCCCGACGAGTTCCTCGAGCACGCGACCCGCGAGCAGATCCTCGAGCGCGTGGGACTCACTCCGACGCAGATCGCCGAAGACCTCGTGGCGCAGGTGCGTGGCAACAAGATCCCGATCGCCCGTCCCGTCGACTCCCGCCCCGCCTCCGCGGGCCCGTCCTCGTCGCACCCCGACGCGGCGGCGCCTTCGGCCGACACCGGCTCGACCCCCTTCCACCCCGCCAGCCGCTGA
- the acnA gene encoding aconitate hydratase AcnA: MSAVNSFGSKDTLKVGDASYEVFRIDQVPGHEKLPFSLKVLLENLLRTEDGANITAEHISAIGDWVPTAEPDTEIQFTPSRVVMQDFTGVPCIVDLATMREAVSALGGDPAKINPLAPAELVIDHSVIADLFGTENALQRNVEIEYERNGERYQFLRWGQTAFDDFKVVPPGTGIVHQVNIEYLARVTYTREVGGVLRAYPDTCVGTDSHTTMVNGLGVLGWGVGGIEAEAAMLGQPVSMLIPKVVGFKLSGSIPPGVTATDVVLTITEMVRKHGVVGKFVEFYGEGVGQVPLANRATIGNMSPEFGSTAAMFPIDDVTLDYLRFTGRSDEQVALVEAYSKLQKLWHDPAQEPEFSEYLELDLSTVVPSISGPKRPQDRVELSVAKETFVRDLADYATQDLSRVDAAVEDTFPASDPIGFTPQDENSAHEVSHSHVSHAPGDLSKPTRVETPAGESYTLDHGAVAVAAITSCTNTSNPSVMLAAGLLARNANKLGLKAKPWVKTTLAPGSKVVTDYYAKAGLTDDLEALGFYTVGYGCTVCIGNTGPLIDEVSAAINENDLAVTAVLSGNRNFEGRISPDVKMNYLASPPLVIAYALAGSMNFDFEVDPLGQDSQGNDVFLKDIWPDAAEVQATIDSSIDTGMFTHQYSSVFEGDERWRSLPTPTGPTFEWDAQSTYVRKPPYFEGMTLETTPVSDITGARVLAKLGDSVTTDHISPAGNIKADSPAGRYLDEHGVDRKDYNSYGSRRGNHEVMIRGTFANIRLKNQLLDGVEGGYTRDFTREGGPQSFIYDASENYQAAGTPLVIFGGKEYGSGSSRDWAAKGTSLLGVKAVIVESFERIHRSNLIGMGVVPLQFPAGESWASLGLDGTEIVSIAGIEELNSGSTPKTVRVTAEPSESSAPGKSTITFDAVVRIDTPGEADYYRNGGILQYVLRSLV; this comes from the coding sequence GTGTCGGCAGTCAACAGTTTCGGTTCGAAAGACACTCTGAAGGTCGGAGACGCCTCGTACGAGGTGTTCCGCATCGATCAGGTGCCGGGCCACGAGAAGCTCCCGTTCAGCCTCAAGGTGCTGCTCGAGAACCTCCTCCGCACCGAGGACGGTGCGAACATCACGGCCGAGCACATCTCGGCAATCGGCGACTGGGTGCCCACGGCGGAGCCCGACACCGAGATCCAGTTCACGCCCTCGCGCGTGGTCATGCAGGACTTCACCGGCGTGCCGTGCATCGTCGACCTCGCCACCATGCGCGAGGCCGTCAGTGCCCTCGGCGGCGACCCGGCGAAGATCAATCCGCTGGCGCCCGCCGAGCTCGTCATCGACCACTCGGTCATCGCCGACCTGTTCGGCACCGAGAACGCGCTGCAGCGCAACGTCGAGATCGAGTACGAGCGCAACGGCGAGCGGTACCAGTTCCTGCGCTGGGGCCAGACGGCGTTCGACGACTTCAAGGTCGTGCCGCCCGGAACGGGCATCGTGCACCAGGTCAACATCGAGTACCTGGCGCGCGTCACCTACACCCGTGAGGTCGGGGGAGTCCTCCGCGCCTACCCCGACACCTGCGTCGGCACCGACTCGCACACCACGATGGTCAACGGCCTGGGCGTGCTCGGCTGGGGCGTCGGTGGCATCGAGGCCGAGGCGGCCATGCTCGGCCAGCCCGTGTCGATGCTCATCCCCAAGGTCGTGGGCTTCAAGCTCTCCGGCTCCATCCCGCCCGGAGTCACGGCGACCGACGTGGTGCTCACCATCACCGAGATGGTGCGCAAGCACGGTGTCGTCGGCAAGTTCGTCGAGTTCTACGGCGAGGGCGTCGGTCAGGTTCCGCTCGCGAACCGCGCCACCATCGGCAACATGAGCCCCGAGTTCGGCTCGACCGCCGCCATGTTCCCGATCGACGACGTCACCCTCGACTACCTGCGCTTCACCGGCCGCAGCGATGAGCAGGTCGCTCTGGTCGAGGCCTACTCGAAGCTGCAGAAGCTCTGGCACGACCCGGCGCAGGAGCCCGAGTTCAGCGAGTACCTCGAGCTCGACCTCAGCACCGTGGTGCCCTCGATCTCGGGCCCGAAGCGTCCGCAGGACCGTGTGGAGCTCAGCGTCGCGAAGGAGACCTTCGTGCGCGACCTGGCCGACTACGCCACGCAGGACCTGTCCCGCGTCGACGCCGCGGTGGAGGACACCTTCCCGGCATCCGACCCGATCGGCTTCACCCCGCAGGACGAGAACTCGGCCCACGAGGTCTCGCACTCCCACGTCAGCCACGCCCCCGGCGACCTGTCGAAGCCCACCCGGGTCGAGACCCCCGCCGGCGAGAGCTACACGCTCGACCATGGAGCCGTCGCGGTCGCCGCCATCACCTCGTGCACCAACACCTCGAACCCGAGCGTCATGCTCGCGGCGGGCCTGCTGGCACGCAACGCGAACAAGCTGGGCCTGAAGGCCAAGCCGTGGGTCAAGACCACGCTCGCCCCGGGCTCGAAGGTCGTCACCGACTACTACGCCAAGGCCGGCCTCACCGACGACCTGGAGGCCCTCGGCTTCTACACCGTCGGCTACGGCTGCACCGTCTGCATCGGCAACACCGGCCCGCTGATCGACGAGGTCAGCGCCGCCATCAACGAGAACGACCTCGCCGTCACCGCGGTGCTCTCGGGCAACCGCAACTTCGAGGGCCGCATCTCGCCCGATGTGAAGATGAACTACCTGGCGTCGCCGCCGCTCGTCATCGCCTACGCGCTGGCCGGCTCGATGAACTTCGACTTCGAGGTCGACCCGCTGGGTCAGGACTCGCAGGGGAACGACGTGTTCCTGAAGGACATCTGGCCCGATGCGGCGGAGGTGCAGGCCACGATCGACTCCTCGATCGACACGGGCATGTTCACCCACCAGTACTCGAGCGTCTTCGAGGGCGACGAGCGCTGGCGGTCGCTGCCGACGCCCACCGGCCCGACCTTCGAGTGGGACGCGCAGTCCACCTACGTGCGGAAGCCCCCGTACTTCGAGGGCATGACGCTCGAGACCACCCCGGTCTCCGACATCACGGGCGCCCGCGTGCTCGCGAAGCTCGGCGACTCGGTCACGACCGACCACATCAGCCCGGCCGGCAACATCAAGGCCGACAGCCCCGCCGGCCGCTACCTCGACGAGCACGGCGTCGACCGCAAGGACTACAACTCCTACGGCTCGCGTCGTGGCAACCACGAGGTGATGATCCGCGGCACCTTCGCGAACATCCGCCTGAAGAACCAGCTCCTCGACGGCGTAGAGGGTGGCTACACCCGCGACTTCACGCGGGAGGGCGGACCGCAGTCGTTCATCTACGACGCCTCCGAGAACTACCAGGCGGCCGGCACGCCGCTGGTGATCTTCGGCGGCAAGGAGTACGGCTCCGGCTCGTCGCGCGACTGGGCGGCGAAGGGCACCTCGCTTCTCGGCGTGAAGGCCGTCATCGTCGAGAGCTTCGAGCGCATCCACCGCTCGAACCTGATCGGCATGGGCGTCGTGCCGCTGCAGTTCCCGGCCGGCGAGAGCTGGGCGTCGCTCGGTCTCGACGGCACCGAGATCGTCTCGATCGCGGGCATCGAGGAGCTCAACTCCGGCAGCACGCCGAAGACGGTGCGCGTCACCGCCGAGCCCAGCGAGTCGTCGGCCCCCGGCAAGTCGACCATCACCTTCGACGCCGTGGTGCGCATCGACACCCCTGGTGAGGCGGACTACTACCGCAACGGCGGCATCCTGCAGTACGTGCTGCGCAGCCTGGTCTGA